GCAGGCGGCGGATTTTCCAGGCGTTGTAGGCGCCGATCCAGCAGGTGCCGAGTCCGAGTTCGACGGCCTGCAGGGTCATGAACGCATTGGCAACGGCCAAATCTTGCAGGCGGATTTCGCGTTTGCGCGGCTCGAGGCCGAGGCAGTTGGGGATGACGGCGCAGATGGCGACGGCCGCTTCCGCGACGTGCATCTGGTCGTCGCAAGCATGCGCCAGCTTCTTGAGGGCTTCGCGCTGGCGAACGATGATGAATTTCCATTGCTGGTCGTTCCAGCCGGAGGGCGCGAGGCGGGCGGCCTCGAGAATGGCTTGCAGTTTTTCCGGTTCGATCGGCTGGTTTTCGAAGGATCGGATCGAGTGCCTATTTCTAATTACTTCGGCTACAGTCACTTACAAAACTCCCGGTTAGGTGCGGTTTCGGGACTAATGTACGCAGCCAAGCGTCCGAAGCAAGAAGGAAAGCGAGAAATCTGGAACAACGGCGGCGGGCGGTTGTATTATTGCTTAGCAACCATTGGGCAGATATGGAAAGGACACGATGCTGAACAGAGAGTCACTACCGGATCTGGAGTTGATGAAGCGTGTGCAGGAGGGCGACATGGTCTCCTACAATACGCTTGTCAATCGCTACAAAGACCGTCTGTTTAATGTGCTCAATCGCATGCTGTCATCGGAAGAGGAAGCGAACGATCTGCTTCAAGATACCTTCCTGCGCGTGTGGCAGCACAAGATGTCCTACGATTTTCGGTTTGCGTTTTCGACGTGGATTTACACGATCGCGTTGAATTTGGCGCGCAACGAGCTGCGCCGACGCAAGAAAATCAAGTTTTTTGATATCTTCGATTTTGCTGACAAGTTGCCGGCCAAGGAAGAGAAGGCCGAGAACAATTCCGGGTTGCGGAATTTATTGGAGACGGAAATCAAACGTTTACCGGAAAAATACAAGACCGCCTTCGTTTTGCGCGACGTCGACAATCTCTCGTACGAGGAGATTGCGCAAGTTTTGGGCGTGCCGCTGGGCACGGTCAAGTCGCGTGTGAACCGGGCTCGTGCGATCCTGCGCAACCGCTTAAAGCCGCGCATGGAGGAGTCATATGAATTGTCGAAAGGCTCGATCCTACCTATCAGCATCCTATGATGGTTCATTAAACTCGAATCTCCTGAAGGAGATGGAGGCACATATAAGATCTTGCAAAAGTTGTGAACGTGAAAAGCTCTACATCGAAGAGATCGTAGCCGCGGCGCGCGCGCTGCCGCAGAAGCACGTCCCCGAAGATTTTAATCTCCAACTGATGAACCGCATTTTCGCGGAGCAGCACCGGCCGACCGAGAGCTATCTGCCGCTGCGGGAGCCGTCGTTGTGGCGGCGGCCGCTGGCGTGGGCTTCGAGCCTGGCAGCGGTGGGCGTGTGCGCACTGTTGGCGTTTACGTTTTTGCGCAGCGACCGGATCCCGAATCCGAATGAGCCGGCGCTGATGAGCGATGCGGCTCCGGCGACGCAAGCGCAGTTCGTCAACGCTACGCCGACCGGTGAGCGGTACCAGGAGCCGCCGACATTTTACGAGAATATCCTCGGTGTGTCGGGCCAGCGGTCGAACTACCGAGCGACGTCGGTACAAAACGTCAAGTCGCTGCGCCTGACCAGCGCCACGATTGAGTCGCTGTATGTTGCCTATTTGAAGCGCATGGGGCGCCGGACCAGTACCGGCGACTACGCGACGCAGGCCGGGATGCGGTATTACCAGTTGCCGCAAGCGCGGCCGCAGGCGCCGTTCTTCAAGCCGGTCAGCAGCGATTCACCGCTGCTGCGGAATGCCGCAGCGCGCTGAGAGCGCCGACTTCGAGCCAAAACGACAAGCGAACGCCGTCGGAGGATGCCGACGGCGTTTTCGTTTTTGTTGTGTATGCCGTCGCTTCAACTATTACATTAGGTGATCCTGAGAGCGAATGCTTTGGCGATCAATAGGATGAACGGGAATCGATGGAGCGATTGATAGCGGTAGCCCGGCTGGCGGACGCACTGGCGCCGGGGAAGCTTGAGGCATTGCGCGTGGAGTACGAGCGGGCAATTCCGCAGCCGCTGGAACTACCGATCGCCTACGAAATTACCCTGCAGTCGTATCTGTTTTTCGGCTACGCCCAGACGATCGAGGCGACCAAGGTGCTGGCGCAAGTACGCGCGGCCAAGCAGATCCCCAATCCGGTGACGGTGGCGGAGATTCACGACTGGCAAGATTGGCGGCGACGGGGGGAGATTTTGTGTGCGACAATTTACAGCCCCAACTTCGAACGGTTGGTTGCGAACATGGCTTCGGTCTCGCCGGAACTGGCGGAGTGGATGGTGGTGGAAGGATACGGCAAGGTGTTGTCGCGACCGGGGCCGACGGCGTTGGAGCGAGAAGTTGCCAGCATCGCGTTCCTGGCGAATTCGAATCATCCGGTGCAGCTTTATAGCCACGTGCGGGGGGCGCGCAATCTGGGCGCAACGGCGGAGCAACTGGCGGCCGTGATGGCGGCGGCCGGCTTGGCGGGGCCGCAGCGCCGGTTGATCGCCGGGACGGTGGCGCGGGTGTACGGCGGATGAGGTATCTCTTCCACATCCCGATCGCGCTGATCCTCGGCTTCATCGCGGCAGTGGCTTTGACGTTTTATCTGGTGACGCAGACGACGCTGGTGCCGCGGGCGATTCATTTGCTGCTGGCGCGGTACATCGAGTCGAAGTACGACGTCACGATCGAGTTTGAGCGGCTGTCGGGTTCGTACTGGAGCGATCTGACGGCGGAAAACGTGCGCGTCGACACGCGCACTCCGGGCGAGAGTTACCGGATGGTCAAGATCGACCGGATCGACGCCTACTACGATTTCCGCCGGTTGTGGCGCGGCGACTGGCATATCGACAGTTTGTTCATAACGGCGCCGGCGCTGATCTTGCGGTCCGATTCCACCGGCCGGGTGCTGCTGCCGAAGAACGGCGCGGCCAAGCCGGCGACGGCCGCGAAGCGCGCGTTGCCGAATGTTACGATCGACCGGTTTGTGCTCGATGACGGACGGTTCCAGTGGTCGCGGCAGAAGCAGACGCTGTATTTCGACAGCATCTATGTGGCCCTCCGGGGATCGTTGCAGAATGACGTCATTGCAATCAACTTCGACTCGGTCTCGGCGCACTATCCGCATCGATCCTTTCACCTGCGCGAACTGCACACCGGGCTGGCGTACTCCAACGGCGCGCTCGGCCTCGACTCACTCTATGTGTTGACTGATTCGTCGCTGATAGTCGGCGGGGGGCTGTATCCGCTGACGGATTCGCTGCCGTTCCGGTTCAGCATCCGCGACAGCCATGTCTCGCTGACGGAGATCGGCAGTTTACTGGGGATTGCGATGCGGGGGGCGTTCGATTTCTCCGCCGAGATCACCGGGCGGCCCAAGCTGTTTGAGGGGAGAGCGCAGGCGCGCGGGGTGTTGTTTGAGCGGGAGCTGGGTCCTTTCAGCAGCGATCTGACCTTCGACCGCGGCATCCTGAAGCTGACGAATTTTGACGGGCAGATGTTCGGGGGCACGATGACGGGGGCGGTCGAGATCAATTTTGAAGCGCGACCGGAGACGTACAGCGGTGATTTGGTAGTGCGGAGCTTCAATCTGGAGAAGGTATTACCGGGGACATTTCCGTCGCGGATGAACGGCACGGTTGCGCTAAACGGGAGCGGCTTCGGTGAGAACTCGTTTACACTTGACCTGACGGTTGATTGCCCGCCGGGACAGTTCGACTGGGTACGCTACGACTCGTTGCGCGGCGAGATCACGCTAAACGTCGAGGACATGTATTTTCAGCCGGGGTTCTCGATGTGGTATGAGAATTCACGGTTCACGACGGAAGGCATTGTGCGCTACGATGGCGATATGCTGCTGGCCGGCGATTTCCGCACTTCCCAGTTGGCGGACTTCTGGGGTGATTTGTTTATCGAGGAATTGTCGGGCGGGGCATACGCCACCTATGAGGTTTCGGGGCCGGTGCTGGATCCCGACATTCGCGGCCGCTTCTTCGGCGACTCGTGCAGTTTCTACGGTTTCTCAACCGACAGTCTGGTGGCGGATTTCGACATCGCCAGTTTCATGTATGGGCAGCGCGGGTACGTTGACCTGTTCGCGTGGAAGAGCGATGTCTGGAACTTGCCGGCCGACAGCGTGCGGCTGGCACTGGAGATCGACTCGAACGAGGTCGCGATCAACCTGGCGCGCACGTATCTCGATATTGACTCGGCGGCGATCGAGACGCCGATCTTGCA
This region of Candidatus Zixiibacteriota bacterium genomic DNA includes:
- a CDS encoding zf-HC2 domain-containing protein, with translation MNCRKARSYLSASYDGSLNSNLLKEMEAHIRSCKSCEREKLYIEEIVAAARALPQKHVPEDFNLQLMNRIFAEQHRPTESYLPLREPSLWRRPLAWASSLAAVGVCALLAFTFLRSDRIPNPNEPALMSDAAPATQAQFVNATPTGERYQEPPTFYENILGVSGQRSNYRATSVQNVKSLRLTSATIESLYVAYLKRMGRRTSTGDYATQAGMRYYQLPQARPQAPFFKPVSSDSPLLRNAAAR
- a CDS encoding carboxymuconolactone decarboxylase family protein, translating into MERLIAVARLADALAPGKLEALRVEYERAIPQPLELPIAYEITLQSYLFFGYAQTIEATKVLAQVRAAKQIPNPVTVAEIHDWQDWRRRGEILCATIYSPNFERLVANMASVSPELAEWMVVEGYGKVLSRPGPTALEREVASIAFLANSNHPVQLYSHVRGARNLGATAEQLAAVMAAAGLAGPQRRLIAGTVARVYGG
- a CDS encoding sigma-70 family RNA polymerase sigma factor; the protein is MLNRESLPDLELMKRVQEGDMVSYNTLVNRYKDRLFNVLNRMLSSEEEANDLLQDTFLRVWQHKMSYDFRFAFSTWIYTIALNLARNELRRRKKIKFFDIFDFADKLPAKEEKAENNSGLRNLLETEIKRLPEKYKTAFVLRDVDNLSYEEIAQVLGVPLGTVKSRVNRARAILRNRLKPRMEESYELSKGSILPISIL
- a CDS encoding nitroreductase family protein, translated to MTVAEVIRNRHSIRSFENQPIEPEKLQAILEAARLAPSGWNDQQWKFIIVRQREALKKLAHACDDQMHVAEAAVAICAVIPNCLGLEPRKREIRLQDLAVANAFMTLQAVELGLGTCWIGAYNAWKIRRL